One segment of Panulirus ornatus isolate Po-2019 chromosome 2, ASM3632096v1, whole genome shotgun sequence DNA contains the following:
- the LOC139754132 gene encoding ATP synthase subunit C lysine N-methyltransferase isoform X2, whose product MESEESSIRHGRSWGLALVGLTGGAAVALSVITAPFVAPAFRKMCLPYVPATTEQVNNVLQALRGRPGSLIDLGSGDGRIVIAAAHEAKVKSVGVELNPWLVWYSRWAAWKTGVYSSTSFIKHDLWKVDLQKYHNVVIFGVEEMMPELESKLVQELKPDGRVIACRFPLPSWKPVATIGEGIDTIWIYRRPETDIQLENNLKLHETSR is encoded by the exons AT GGAGTCTGAAGAGAGCAGTATCAGACATGGACGCAGTTGGGGTCTGGCTTTGGTTGGCCTTACAGGTGGAGCTGCTGTTGCCCTCAGTGTTATTACTGCACCCTTTGTTGCCCCAGCATTCAGAAAG ATGTGTCTCCCATATGTACCAGCAACAACTGAGCAAGTAAACAATGTCTTGCAAGCCCTAAGAGGGCGCCCTGGTAGCTTAATTGACCTTGGAAGTGGCGATGGTCGAATA GTGATTGCTGCTGCAcatgaggctaaggtgaaaagtGTAGGAGTAGAGTTGAATCCTTGGCTGGTTTGGTACTCTCGATGGGCAGCATGGAAGACTGGAGTGTATTCGTCAACATCTTTCATCAAACATGATCTGTGGAAAGTGGATCTTCAGAAATATCACAATGTTGTCATCTTTGGCGTTGAAGAGATG ATGCCAGAATTGGAATCCAAATTGGTTCAAGAACTAAAACCAGATGGTCGTGTTATTGCTTGCCGCTTTCCTCTTCCATCGTGGAAGCCAGTTGCCACTATTGGAGAAGGCATTGATACTATTTGGATATACAGAAGACCTGAAACCGATATTCAGCTAGAAAATAACTTAAAATTACATGAGACATCAAGATAA
- the LOC139754132 gene encoding ATP synthase subunit C lysine N-methyltransferase isoform X3, with product MILLIWLSKDFMSILRRESEESSIRHGRSWGLALVGLTGGAAVALSVITAPFVAPAFRKMCLPYVPATTEQVNNVLQALRGRPGSLIDLGSGDGRIVIAAAHEAKVKSVGVELNPWLVWYSRWAAWKTGVYSSTSFIKHDLWKVDLQKYHNVVIFGVEEMFSNVGELNLVAGNTRVFS from the exons ATGATTCTGTTAATATGGCTGAGTAAAGACTTTATGAGTATTTTAAGAAG GGAGTCTGAAGAGAGCAGTATCAGACATGGACGCAGTTGGGGTCTGGCTTTGGTTGGCCTTACAGGTGGAGCTGCTGTTGCCCTCAGTGTTATTACTGCACCCTTTGTTGCCCCAGCATTCAGAAAG ATGTGTCTCCCATATGTACCAGCAACAACTGAGCAAGTAAACAATGTCTTGCAAGCCCTAAGAGGGCGCCCTGGTAGCTTAATTGACCTTGGAAGTGGCGATGGTCGAATA GTGATTGCTGCTGCAcatgaggctaaggtgaaaagtGTAGGAGTAGAGTTGAATCCTTGGCTGGTTTGGTACTCTCGATGGGCAGCATGGAAGACTGGAGTGTATTCGTCAACATCTTTCATCAAACATGATCTGTGGAAAGTGGATCTTCAGAAATATCACAATGTTGTCATCTTTGGCGTTGAAGAGATG TTCTCTAATGTAGGAGAGCTTAACCTGGTGGCTGGGAACACACGAGTGTTCTCGTGA
- the LOC139754132 gene encoding ATP synthase subunit C lysine N-methyltransferase isoform X1 — MSILRRESEESSIRHGRSWGLALVGLTGGAAVALSVITAPFVAPAFRKMCLPYVPATTEQVNNVLQALRGRPGSLIDLGSGDGRIVIAAAHEAKVKSVGVELNPWLVWYSRWAAWKTGVYSSTSFIKHDLWKVDLQKYHNVVIFGVEEMMPELESKLVQELKPDGRVIACRFPLPSWKPVATIGEGIDTIWIYRRPETDIQLENNLKLHETSR; from the exons ATGAGTATTTTAAGAAG GGAGTCTGAAGAGAGCAGTATCAGACATGGACGCAGTTGGGGTCTGGCTTTGGTTGGCCTTACAGGTGGAGCTGCTGTTGCCCTCAGTGTTATTACTGCACCCTTTGTTGCCCCAGCATTCAGAAAG ATGTGTCTCCCATATGTACCAGCAACAACTGAGCAAGTAAACAATGTCTTGCAAGCCCTAAGAGGGCGCCCTGGTAGCTTAATTGACCTTGGAAGTGGCGATGGTCGAATA GTGATTGCTGCTGCAcatgaggctaaggtgaaaagtGTAGGAGTAGAGTTGAATCCTTGGCTGGTTTGGTACTCTCGATGGGCAGCATGGAAGACTGGAGTGTATTCGTCAACATCTTTCATCAAACATGATCTGTGGAAAGTGGATCTTCAGAAATATCACAATGTTGTCATCTTTGGCGTTGAAGAGATG ATGCCAGAATTGGAATCCAAATTGGTTCAAGAACTAAAACCAGATGGTCGTGTTATTGCTTGCCGCTTTCCTCTTCCATCGTGGAAGCCAGTTGCCACTATTGGAGAAGGCATTGATACTATTTGGATATACAGAAGACCTGAAACCGATATTCAGCTAGAAAATAACTTAAAATTACATGAGACATCAAGATAA